One genomic window of Medicago truncatula cultivar Jemalong A17 chromosome 1, MtrunA17r5.0-ANR, whole genome shotgun sequence includes the following:
- the LOC25485670 gene encoding flotillin-like protein 1, producing the protein MYRVAKASEYLVLTGAGIEDIKLAKKSWIFPGQSSTVFDLSPVNYTFEVQAMSAEKLPFVLPAVFTIGPRVDDHESLLKYAKLISPHDKLSNHVKELVQGIIEGETRVLAASMTMEEVFKGTKEFKQEVFEKVQLELNQFGLLIYNANVKQLVDVPGHEYFSYLGQKTQMEAANQARVDVAEAEMKGEVGSKSREGQTLQNAAKIDAETKVIAMQRAGESNKEGFRVRTEVKVFENQREAEANSELAMKKAAWTKAAQVAQVEAAKSVVLREAELQGEVEKMNALKNCTEKLKADLLSKASVQYETKVSLANWELYKKQKEAEAILYEKKAEAEAQKALADATFYACKQAAEADLYAKKKEAEGIVTLGNAQGAYVSTLLNALGNDYTALRDYLMINGGMFQEMAKINAEAVRGLEPKISIWTNGGDNGGGIAEGSMGMKEVAGVYKMLPPLFKTVHEQTGMLPPAWMGTLSDKSS; encoded by the exons ATGTACAGGGTAGCAAAAGCATCCGAGTACCTGGTGTTAACCGGAGCCGGAATCGAAGACATCAAACTTGCAAAGAAATCATGGATTTTCCCTGGTCAATCTTCCACTGTCTTCGACCTCTCACCGGTGAACTACACCTTCGAAGTTCAAGCCATGAGTGCCGAAAAACTGCCTTTCGTTCTTCCTGCGGTCTTCACAATTGGTCCTCGTGTTGACGATCACGAAAGCCTCCTCAAATACGCTAAACTGATTTCCCCTCATGATAAACTCTCGAACCACGTCAAGGAACTCGTTCAAGGAATCATTGAAGGTGAGACACGTGTCCTCGCTGCTTCGATGACCATGGAAGAGGTTTTCAAAGGAACAAAAGAGTTTAAACAAGAAGTATTCGAGAAAGTTCAACTCGAGTTGAATCAATTCGGATTATTGATTTACAATGCGAATGTTAAGCAATTGGTGGACGTGCCTGGGCATGAATATTTCTCATATTTAGGGCAAAAGACGCAAATGGAAGCAGCGAATCAAGCTAGGGTTGATGTGGCAGAAGCTGAGATGAAAGGTGAAGTTGGTTCGAAATCTAGGGAAGGACAAACACTGCAGAATGCAGCAAAAATTGACGCAGAGACGAAAGTTATTGCGATGCAGAGGGCTGGAGAGAGTAACAAGGAGGGATTTAGAGTTAGGACTGAAGTGAAGGTTTTTGAGAATCAAAGAGAGGCTGAGGCTAACTCTGAGTTGGCGATGAAGAAAGCGGCTTGGACTAAGGCTGCTCAAGTGGCTCAAGTTGAGGCTGCTAAATCTGTGGTTCTAAGGGAAGCTGAGTTGCAAGGTGAGGTTGAGAAGATGAATGCTTTGAAAAAT tgtaCTGAGAAGCTTAAAGCTGATTTACTTAGCAAAGCTAGTGTTCAATATGAAACCAAGGTTAGTTTA GCTAACTGGGAAttatacaagaaacaaaaagaagCAGAAGCAATTCTGTACGAGAAGAAGGCAGAGGCAGAAGCACAGAAAGCATTGGCAGATGCAACATTTTATGCGTGCAAGCAAGCAGCTGAAGCAGATCTATACGCAAAGAAAAAAGAGGCAGAGGGGATTGTGACACTTGGAAATGCTCAAGGAGCGTATGTAAGTACACTTCTCAATGCACTTGGAAACGACTACACAGCTCTAAGGGATTACTTGATGATAAATGGTGGCATGTTTCAAGAGATGGCTAAGATTAATGCTGAGGCAGTACGTGGACTTGAACCTAAGATTAGTATTTGGACTAATGGAGGGGACAATGGAGGCGGAATAGCCGAAGGTTCTATGGGTATGAAAGAGGTTGCTGGTGTCTACAAGATGCTGCCACCTCTGTTCAAGACTGTCCATGAGCAAACAGGCATGTTGCCTCCTGCTTGGATGGGAACCTTATCCGACAAAAGCTCTTAA